The following nucleotide sequence is from Pleurocapsa minor HA4230-MV1.
ACAAGGTAATAATGGTAATTCTTTGATTCTTTTAGATGAAGTGGGTGCAGGAACAGATCCCGCCGAAGGAAGTGCCTTGGCGATCGCATTATTGAAATATCTCGCCGAACATGGTTTATTAACTATTGCCACTACCCATTATGGAGAATTAAAGGCTCTCAAGTATCAGGATGCTAGATTTGAGAATGCTTCCGTAGAGTTTGATGATAGTACTCTCCAACCAACCTATAGGCTGCTATGGGGAATCCCTGGGCGCTCTAATGCTTTAACTATTGCTCAACGCCTCGGCTTAAATACAGAAATTATTCAAGAAGCGCAGTCTTTGGTTGGCACAGGCTCGGCAGAAGACGTAAATCAGGTAATTGCTGCCTTAGAAGCTCAAAGGAGAGAACAAGAAGCCAAAGCTAATGAAGCGGGTAAGCTACTAGAACAAACAGAGCGTTTTTATGCAGAAGTGTCGGCTAAAGCCTCTTTATTACAAGAACGAGAACAGTCCTTAAAAGTATATCAGGAACAAGCGGTACAGGATGCGATCGCCCAAGCCAAAAAAGAGGTAGCCAGCGTTATTCGTCGGCTACAGCAGGGAGAGCAAACCATGCAAAAAACCCAGCAGGCGACAGAAGCCTTAGATCTCATCACTAGCCAGGAATTAGCTAAAACTCAGACACCACAAGCAGCTAAACCCAGCTATAAACCCAAGGTAGGCGAAAAAATTAGAATTCCCCGCCTCAATCAAACGGCAGAGGTATTGAGTATTGATGAAGAGACAGAACAACTAACTGTACGCTTTGGCATGATGAAAATGAATGTCGCCATGCTAGAAATTGAATCTCTCAGTGGACAAAAAGCCGATCTCAAACCAAAAGAGACCAAGAAAAAACCTCTAACCGAAACTCAACGCCAAAAAACGCCAGTGTTAGTCAGGACATCGAGAAATACCCTAGATATTCGTGGTCAAAGGGTAGATAATGCCGAAATTGAGGTAGATAATGCGATCGCCAAAGCTATTGAAGCAGGAGTACTGTGGATCATTCATGGTAAAGGTACAGGACGTTTACGCCAGGGTGTACATGAATATCTCCAGCGTCATCCCCAGGTAGAGAAATTTGAACTTGCATCTCAGAAAGAAGGTGGTGCAGGCGTAACTTTGGTCTATCTAAAATAGAAAAAGCCAGCTTATCGATAGAAGATATCTAAACCATCGATCGCGATCGGGTGAAATGTAGTCATGGAATAGCTCCTGGTTTATGGAGGTAAAATTGAAGTGTTGGTGTGAATGAGTATTGAACGATTAAATGCGCTGCCACACCAACTCGAAAACTGTTTCAACACCATCATTTAACGCTGGCGACGTTTTCAGTGTCAGTCGGCTTTTACTCAGAGTAAAGGTGCGAACTAACGTTGTACCAACCCGATTAGGAATCGATGCAATTTCGATCTGGTGAATTACTGTGTTGCCACTCAGCCTATAAGTTCCAGCGTAAGCATTAAATGTCGTGAACGCTTGAGCCAGTTCTTCAACAGGTAGGGATTGCATCTCTTGACTCAATGGCGATCGCACCTCTTGACTCAGCAGTGAGCGATCGCTCTGAGAAAACATCACCATCATATGACTATTTGAGGTGTAGGTAATGTAGCCAGTTGGATTTGCTCCATACACTTCTGGTGTCACCGTTTCATCAGCATGAATAGCAGTTGCAGAAATTAACTTCCAAATGCCAATCAGAGAATTATTTTGAATCGATGGTGTAGACATAAAGTTTAGTCGTTGCTTGATAAGTTTCCGCTCAAGTAATGGGTTTCAACACAAAATCAAACTCGGTTGTGTAGAATGGCTTACTTAGCTTCCGCGCCTTGAGTTCCTCTGGTGCTTCGTGCTTTTGCAATTGAACGATCGCCGAGCGCACTGCAAAGGTTGTATCTGAATCCAGGTGAGGATCACCAGCCATAAAAATTTGGGTTGTCAGCGGAGTGTACTGTGGCGCACTGAGTTTGAAATGGACGTGAGCTGCTCGCCAGGTATGCCGTCCTAGCAGTCGCAGTAACTCGCCCGATGGACCGCTGGCTGGCACATTATAACCGAGTGGCACAACGGTTTCAAACTGATACTTGCCACTGATATCAGTTGTAAAACATCCCCGAAAATTCCCCTGCGGTTGAGATGAATCCTGAATGTCATACAGTCCCTTAGAATTCGGTTGCCAAACATCAATCAAAGAATTGGCGATCGGCTGACCATTTAAATCCAAAACACTACCTGACAGGAAAAGCGAGTCTCCTTCTGGATCGAGGCCTAAGCGATCGCCCATCTGCCGTTCAGGTGCATTCGGCACATATAACGGCCCTTCTAAATTGCTCTCTGTGCCATGATGGGCATCGTGTAGTAGTTCTACCAACTCTGAGATTCCGAGTAGATCCGTCAACATATGGATCTCGCCAGAGGAAATCTCTTGAGTGTAATGACTTGCTTGGTTGAGAAAATCACGTCCCTGCTGCAATTCTGATTCAGTCAGATTCATCTCACGCACAAAGTCATGCAAATGTTGAATCAAGCTCGTGTAAATTTCATATAGTCGTGGGTGAGATTTACCGCGATCGCCATGATTGACAACAGCTTGAGTAATATTGTCAAGCGTAATCTTCTGCATAATTTAACTCCTTTTTAGCTAAGTGATTAATGTCTGGATAGATGTAGATTGCTTTATCTATCCCTCCATGAGCGGTGAAATTAGCTTGTTTATTACCTTCTAAATTGAGCGATTGCGTTATGGTGCGATCTCTAACTGGCTCTTGGAAAATTCCAGTGAGCATATTTGATTTGGATTTTTAAGGGGATTAATCGGCAGTTGTTGAAACTCACCCATGAGCCACTCACAGAGTTTTTGTTGAGCTATGTCTGAGATTTCGACTGATTCTCCTTCTAGGTAGAGTTTGGCAAGGGTTTCTAATTTATGTGCCATGAAATTACCTGTGAGTGTATTAGCTCTAGGTCAACTGAATTAAACAGTCTTCCAAAACTACAATGCGTTTACTTTGACGGTAGGGAAGAACTGTGAGGATTCTGTGAGGAAACTACGGCTTTTGGATAGGTTTAGATGGTTAGTCCGCACCCGATGCGAAGGACGCGAAGTGCGAAAAGCCTTGGCCCTAAAGCACTAACTTTGCGTCGCGGAGGTTCACGGTCAAGTTCTTTGTGAAGGCGACACGATCAATTAATGCGCTACTGACATTAATCAAGACATTTCTAGCATTCTTTGAATTGGTTTTAAGGCACGCACACGAATTTCTTCAGGTAAAGTAATTTCGGGTGTTTTATTTTTCATCGCCAGATAAAGCTTTTCTAGAGTATTCAATCGCATATAAGGACATTCGTTGCAGGCGCAGTTGTTCATCCCTGGTGCTGGAATAAATTGTCGCTGAGGAGCAGCTTTTTCCATTTGATGAATGATCCCTGGTTCAGTTGCTACGATAAATGTATCGCTTTGACTTTGTTGAGCGTAGTTTAATAAGGCGGTAGTGGAACCAATAAAATCTGCATGGCGCAATAGAGCGGGTTCACATTCGGGATGAGCAATAATTTCGGCGGCTGGATGCTCAAGTTTTAATTCAATAATTCTTTTTTCAGAAAAAGTTTCGTGAACAATACAGCTACCGTCCCACAATACCAAATCTCTGCCTGTTTGCTCGCTGACATAGCGACCTAAATTGCGATCTGGAGCAAAGATAATCGGTTGATCTAGAGGAATCTGATTGACGATCTTAACCGCATTGGAGCTAGTACAAATAATGTCGCTCAGAGCCTTAATTTCGGCGGTACAGTTGATATAGGAAATAACAATATGGTCGGGGTGTTGGGCTTTAAAAGCTCTAAAATCATCGGCTGGACAACTATCAGCCAGGGAGCAACCCGCCTCTAAATCTGGTAGCAACACAAGTTTATCGGGATTCAAAATCTTCGCTGTCTCCGCCATAAAATGCACCCCAGCAAAGACAATCACTTCTGCATCAGTATCAGCAGCCTGCTGCGACAAACCCAAAGAATCACCTAAATAATCGGCAATATCCTGAATATCAGCTTCTTGATAATAGTGAGCCAGAATTACGGCATTAAGTTCTTTTTTCAGTTCATTAATTGCGCCAAACAAATCACTAGGAATTTGGGGGGAATTAATCTTCGGTTTAGCTGCGGTAAACATAGTTTTTAGATCTCGATCGGTTTAAAAGTTTAAAAAATTTAATTTAGTTGCTAATTATAGTAATTTTTACTATAACTTTATTATAGTATATCTCACCATTATTCAAAGTGATGTTTCCAGATTAATGTAGTCAGCTTGAAACTTTTGCCCAAGTACTGACACGGACTATTTAGCTATCTTTAGCTATTTGGCTTAATTAATTCAGAGATATTAATTTTAAGATTGAATTGTCTTAGTTTATTTTCAATTTTTTTTAGTAAATAATAGTATTTAGTTGTAATTGGTTTATAGTCTAGATCGTATTCGGCTATTGTCTGACGCAGCCACTCATAATTCGCCGATTTCTTATCGATTTTGAGTTTGTCCAATTCTTTTTGCCAAGTACGATAGTAGAACATACCAAAATAGTGAATTGAAACGATTTGCTCGAAGCTAGTTAATTTAAATTCTGGTGACAAACGATTGTGCAATGGTAAAGGATAGCTATAGGCAGAAGAGAAGGTAAATACCTCTTCTTCTAACGCGCAAACTGTCGCTGAGAGAGTAGACTGCTCAATCATATAGTTACCCTGCTTAGGAACAATTTTCGCCTGCATCACCTGTTCAAAATTATTTTTCCAAGCTGTAAAAATACCTGCTCTTTGGCGCACAGCAACTATCCCTGAATTCCAATACGCTCTAATTATTTTCTTCCCTATCGGCGTGCAGACAAATCTTTCCTGTTTCACGCCCACAGTTTGATAAAGTTGTTGCCAGTAATCATCCTGAATATCTTGACTACCTGTTGAGCCAATACCCCTACCATATTCGACCCTTAGACCAATATTGTAATTACTGGGAAGTAAAAATTCTGTTGGTTCAGCAAAAATGCATTTATCACTGTCTAAAAACACTAAAATTTCAGCATCAATAGTTGCTTCAGCATAGGCGCAGACATAAGGTTTATTCGCTAAATAATAGTCGTGATATTTTACATTCAGGATAACTTGTTGATGGTCTACTCCTAATACAGCGAACTGTTTCAGTGTTTCGTCAGCTACAGGCGAGCCTTTACGGGGATGAAAACTATAAATAGGAGTATCTTTGAATTTGCCACCAAACTTACGGATACTTGCAGCGAGAATTTGTGACTGTTTTTCTAATCGACCAGGTTCGGTACAAATAATAAAAGCTAACGGTAGGGACATTTTATTTTCTTTTCCTTCTTTCAACTAAAACCGTTGAGTGGTGATTTTAGGCACTCGTTTGAGGGACTGTTTTTTCTGTAAACGTTGATATTCTAAAGAGACTGATAAACAGACAGCTATGGCGAGGATGCCATAAGCATTAGTCGCGCCAAATCCCAGACCAACATCAGCTAAACCCGCTAATGTCATAAACATTAAGAACTGATATAACCAAAAATATTCAACTTTTTTGCTCGCCAAGAGTAAAATCATGCCTTTAATTGCAACATTAATCAAGACAATTCCATATAAAATTAAGCCCACTAAACCCAAATCAGCGAATATTTCAATATAAACGTTATGAGCATTAAAACTCTCGACAATTCCCCGATCAGATGCCCAGGTATTAGCAATTACGTGCGCTCCTGCATCTGAAGTCCAAAAACCTCCATAACCATAGCCCAACCAGGGTCGCTGCTGAGATACGGTATCAATTACGATCGTCCAGATGGGGGTACGACCATTAAAGTTTGTTCCTTCCCCCAAAATATTTACCAAGATTGTTTCTTGCTGTGCCACAATCACCATGATTACCGCACTAAGTACAATACATACCAGACTGAGCAAAATTACACGCACTCGATATTGCTGTTTGATTAGTAGATAAAGGGGCATTTGTGCAAACAGAAGTAATAAGAGTAATACGCTTGTGGAGCTTTGAGAAACGATCGCCAAAAATAAGGTTATGACCAAACCGACCCAGCACAACCAGTTGCGAGCATTGTCTAGAGCTAAAATTAATAGTAAAATTCCGCCTAAAACCATCGCCCGTCCCATATAGTTTTTATAAGGAAAAATTCCTTGCCAGCCGTCTTCTTTGATCCCATAGCTCGGTACACCTAAACAGGCTAACAAGCTTAATACCGCAGCAATACCCAGTACCCAGGCGAGGATCTTCATCTGCTCTTTGAGGCTATAGCGAGCCGTAAAATAGGCACCAAAGAGAAAGGTACGTAATAAACCCCGATTAATATCAAAAGTGCTGCTCATATCAGCAGACCAAAATAGCGAGAACATTGCCACTGCTAAAAATAACAACAGAGTTATATTTCTAGTAGCAATATAGGCCACCTCTTTCCAGTGCAAGGCAACTAATAGAGCGACAAAAGGATAGCTTAGAGCATTAATAATTCCAGGGGGAAGTGGAGGGGGGATATTGACATCAAGAAAGTAGATTAACCAGAAAACCGTCACTACTATCTCTAGTTTTTCAACTAGGCGACGGTGAATCGAGAGCTGCTGTAGTCCGAGCATGGTGTTTTTTAGCTATAAATCTGGCGGTTAAACTGATGTCCTAATACTATTTTTTTTTAATGTTGCATTTAATATTTTGATCGTAAGTCTCGCGCAAAGACGTTTACCCCGCTTAGTTTGGGGCAAAGACGCAAAGACGGATGCGAAGCTTATACTAAAGCACTCGCTTCGCATCGTCCGAAGGTGTATACCGCAAGGGTACTAACTCCGTGTCGCCCTTTAGGGAATCCTTTAGGACAAAGACCTTTATCCCGCTTAGTTTGAGCGCGAGATTCGGCGAATTTATTTCGCCTTGAATAATCGCGCTGTTGGGGCAAAGGAGTCAAATCTGATTTAATGCATTTTAATAGAGAATTGGTATAAATAGTGTTTGACCCCGATCGGTATTTAGCCCGATCTTGGCTTCATAATACGATATTATTACTTTCTTCTTGCTTATTGGTTTTATGGTTAGCGATCGCAATTCACCAGAGCAATTAGCAGTCGGCTAATATTTCTTGGTAAAGATTTTGATATCGACGAGCTTGAATTTTCAAAGAAAACTCCTGTTTGGCTTTAGTGCGGGAATAGTCAGCCAAGCTCTGTAGTCTGCTTGGATCTTCTAGTACCCATCTAACTCCTTGAGCTAGATCTTCGATGACAAAGGGACGAGCCAAATAGCCATTTTGCTGATGTTCAATCATGTCAGGCATTCCACCAATATTAAATGTTACACAGGGAGTACCACAAGCGATCGCTTCTAGGACAGTATTGGGCAAATTGTCTTGGAGAGAAGAAGCCACAAAAACATCTGCTGCCGAGTAGACCAATGCTAGAGTCAAGTCATCTGTCAAGATTCCTAAATAATGTGCTTTAAATCCTAATTCTGGCGGATTTTCTGGAGGAGATGAGCCTACCACCATCAGTTCTAGCTTGTCTTGCCAACCTGATTGACTCAATTGCTGTAAAGCTGGCTGTAGTAAATGAAATCCCTTACGCTCGTCGCTAGTGGCGTTGAGAGAAAGAAACAATACCAATTGTTTATCTTGGGGTAGCTTTAACAGTTTTCTGGCGGTTGCTTGGTCTATTGGTCGATAGGTATCTGTATCTAAACCATAGGGAATAACTTCAACTCGGCGATCGCTAAATAAAGAACTAGCTTTGGCATTGTCTCCCAGCCATCGACTAGGGGTAACAACCGTTAAATTTAGATTTCTCCAGGCTTTTTGTTTGCGTTGCCAAATTTGGCGAGATAAATCTAATTCTCTAGTACTGCCTAACTGAGGACAAGCCCCACAAGCAGTAGTAAACTTATCACAGGATTGATTGTAGTGGCATCCTCCCGTAAAAGACCACATATCGTGTAGTGTCCAAACTAAAGGCGATTGAAACTTAGCTATAGTCTCGATTTTTAGATAGCCCGCGCTGATCCAGTGTAAATTAATAATGTCAGGATTTAATTGAGTAACTTGTTTATCTATTTTAGAAGCTAGCCAGTGAGGCGAAAAAAGCTGCTTACTTTTGTGACGATAGCGTTTTAGTGGCAGCTGATCTAAACTCAGCCTGAGTCCTGTTTTTACCTGTTCAATTCCTGAAGAAGTTTTCCCCCCAATAACTTTGGGATCTTGACTAAATTTTGATTGACATAAAATCCAAGATTCGACATCAATCTGATTTAAACCTTGATGCAGACGATAAGCCGCACGAGCAGCTCCACCTTGATTATCAAACGTGCTAAGGGATGCAATCTTCATTGACAAATTAGTTTGATCCTAAATCCGATTCTCAAAAATAACATTGTGGTAAGCAGTTTAATTTTGCTAAAACTTTATTACCCATTACCCATTGGTGACAAGTTAAGCAAAAGAGCTAGTTGTCAACTGAGTAACGAGTAACGAGTAACAAGTAACAAGTAACGATTGAATTGCTGACAACTAAAATATGGATTAAAGCTAGACTAAATTCGCGCTCGCCACTCTTTGAAGAAGCTTTCCTTCAAAATCCCTCAAAAGCTAGAGGCTAGAGGCTAGAAGCTAAAAACGATTGACAAACAACGTAGTCCCTTAACTTGTCACCAATGCCCATTACCCATTACCCATTACTCATTACTCATTACTCATTACCCATTACCCATTACCCATTACCCATTACTCATTACCTTTTCATCATGATCTAGTGGCTTCACTGCTTCAATAAACAAAGAGTCTGGTTTGTAGATTTTGCCATTAGATTCAGTGTCTAAATTAAAGCTACTCCAGTTGTCGAGATAGCTATCACTAGCTGTACGCTGTACTATCTGTTCTAGACCGCAATTTTTCAGCAAGATGGAAAGCGAATAGCGATCGTACATCCATTGATGAACTTCTCCATTTTGACGATAGTAGCCAATTTTTAGGGCTGTCCAAAATCTAGCCAGAGGTTTGGGCAATAGCTGATGCACCTTGGTGCCAAAGGCTTTAATTTGCTTGACTAACAATTTAGCAGAGCGATCGCTTTGGGGAACTTGTTTTAGTTTGCTGGCTTCCAAACCAAAACGCTCGAAAACAAATTCTTGATTATGAATTTTTGATTGAGCAAGATAGATTGCCATATCACCACCACGACTATTTCTCACCATTTGATCCAGTAACTCTAGTATCATCCATTCGTAATTGGCAGCCCATTCGGCTGAATCAGCAGCTTTCTCTAGGGATGCTAGATAGAAACGAGCAATTTGCTCCAAGTCGGGAACAACAACTCTTAAAATTCCTCCAGGGCGTAATACTCGACAGCATTCTTGCATAAAAGATTTAGCAGCAGCTTGGGAAAAATGTTCTAGTACATGAGAATGGTACACTAATTCAAACGTTTGATCGTTAAAAGGAATACCTTGACCTAAATCGTGTGAAATCACGCCCTTTCCAGTAGCTGCAAAATTTACGTTAGTCCACTTACCGTCAAAACGATATCCGCAGCCCAAATTTAAATATTTAAGGTCACTCTTGACTTGGTTGTATTTCATAGTTAATTATCTATAAAAACTGAGAATTATTAAATTATTTGTAGATTTATATTTAACAAATATTACAACTAAAATTCATTTTTATTTATTATTTTAGTTTAAAACTGTTTTTCCAACTATTTATAGCTGTACAAAGTTAGCGATAGACAATTAGGGTGATCGGCTCTTAGATAACAAGTAATAGGTAATAGATTTTAGTTAAAAAACATCCTAACATTGTCTAATATTGCTATATATTTAATCAAACTTTTGTTTGGTGCAATATCTTTACTTTAGATTGAGCTATATAGTCATTTTTTAACGATTATATAGCTAAAAGTTGGGCGATTTAAGTTAATAAAAAATCAAGACAATTATATTTGATACTATAAATAACCTAGTTGTTTCATAGTATTTGCCCAAAGAAATTCAATTTGTTGTACCACGGATTGAGGTAATTTTACACGACCTTGACCAGAAACAGCTTCGCGAACAAAGGCAATGTTTTGTTTCGTATACTTATTTGGCCACACATCTGTTTGTGTACTTTCTAATTCACGCATTCTTTTGAGCGAACTTTTTTCGATTGCCAAATTAAGATCGGACTCTAAACAATCTAGATGCATAAAGTTAGTAATTTTAGCTAACTGCATAGTAATATCGGTTTGAAAATCTTCGTAGCGTAGCAATAAAAAGTTGTCATGATTTTTATCTTTCATCGCCCCAAGCCAGCTACCTGTATTTTCCGCCCAAGAACCTAAAGGATTGGACTTGCTCACAAAATGATAGTGATTTGATAAAAACCCCTGACTAAACTCTTCTAGAGAAGTTGTTTCAGTAATCCGACCGTATTTAAGAAAATGAAAGTAGGCTGAAAGAGTAATGTCTCTTGGATCTCGGGTAATCAAAATAACTTTTTTGTATCTAGGGTCAAAATATTCATGACTTTTTAAAATACGCGATCGAGAAATTTGTAGTAGTTCGCGGTTAGATGCCAAATAAATATCAGGAATTATGTTTTGGACACTGGCAAAGGTAATATCAACTTCTGGATAAAGTAAATTACTTATCAAGAATCTAATCCAAGTATTACCCGATTTTGGATAGGAAACTAAGAAAACATCATCAGGAAAAACAGTTAATTTTCTACCCACCGAATGAGGCTGAATTCCCAAAGTTTGTTTTACTTTAGTACCGATGTTAGTCTTTAAAGATCTCATAAATATTTGCTTCTAGTTTGAAACTTTAGCTGCTGCATAAGATAGTTTATTTTAAGCTTTACGCTTAACTCAATAAATACTCAGATCAAATTATTTTGACGAGGGTAGTAAACTTTTGAACCTAAATGGTATTAATAAAGCTTTGGTTAACATCCATCCTGTTTGATGCATGGCAGGAAAAATCATACAGCTTAAATAAGAGGAAACAGCATAAGAAATTAGAGTTGCAATAGCTGCGCCGATCGCACCAGATTGTTTAATTAAAAATAGATTCAGAACCACATTGGTTACAGCGCCCATCAGCTGTGTAATT
It contains:
- a CDS encoding sulfotransferase domain-containing protein → MRSLKTNIGTKVKQTLGIQPHSVGRKLTVFPDDVFLVSYPKSGNTWIRFLISNLLYPEVDITFASVQNIIPDIYLASNRELLQISRSRILKSHEYFDPRYKKVILITRDPRDITLSAYFHFLKYGRITETTSLEEFSQGFLSNHYHFVSKSNPLGSWAENTGSWLGAMKDKNHDNFLLLRYEDFQTDITMQLAKITNFMHLDCLESDLNLAIEKSSLKRMRELESTQTDVWPNKYTKQNIAFVREAVSGQGRVKLPQSVVQQIEFLWANTMKQLGYL
- a CDS encoding methyltransferase domain-containing protein, whose protein sequence is MKYNQVKSDLKYLNLGCGYRFDGKWTNVNFAATGKGVISHDLGQGIPFNDQTFELVYHSHVLEHFSQAAAKSFMQECCRVLRPGGILRVVVPDLEQIARFYLASLEKAADSAEWAANYEWMILELLDQMVRNSRGGDMAIYLAQSKIHNQEFVFERFGLEASKLKQVPQSDRSAKLLVKQIKAFGTKVHQLLPKPLARFWTALKIGYYRQNGEVHQWMYDRYSLSILLKNCGLEQIVQRTASDSYLDNWSSFNLDTESNGKIYKPDSLFIEAVKPLDHDEKVMSNG
- a CDS encoding O-antigen ligase family protein — translated: MLGLQQLSIHRRLVEKLEIVVTVFWLIYFLDVNIPPPLPPGIINALSYPFVALLVALHWKEVAYIATRNITLLLFLAVAMFSLFWSADMSSTFDINRGLLRTFLFGAYFTARYSLKEQMKILAWVLGIAAVLSLLACLGVPSYGIKEDGWQGIFPYKNYMGRAMVLGGILLLILALDNARNWLCWVGLVITLFLAIVSQSSTSVLLLLLLFAQMPLYLLIKQQYRVRVILLSLVCIVLSAVIMVIVAQQETILVNILGEGTNFNGRTPIWTIVIDTVSQQRPWLGYGYGGFWTSDAGAHVIANTWASDRGIVESFNAHNVYIEIFADLGLVGLILYGIVLINVAIKGMILLLASKKVEYFWLYQFLMFMTLAGLADVGLGFGATNAYGILAIAVCLSVSLEYQRLQKKQSLKRVPKITTQRF
- the nadA gene encoding quinolinate synthase NadA, which encodes MFTAAKPKINSPQIPSDLFGAINELKKELNAVILAHYYQEADIQDIADYLGDSLGLSQQAADTDAEVIVFAGVHFMAETAKILNPDKLVLLPDLEAGCSLADSCPADDFRAFKAQHPDHIVISYINCTAEIKALSDIICTSSNAVKIVNQIPLDQPIIFAPDRNLGRYVSEQTGRDLVLWDGSCIVHETFSEKRIIELKLEHPAAEIIAHPECEPALLRHADFIGSTTALLNYAQQSQSDTFIVATEPGIIHQMEKAAPQRQFIPAPGMNNCACNECPYMRLNTLEKLYLAMKNKTPEITLPEEIRVRALKPIQRMLEMS
- a CDS encoding glycosyltransferase family 4 protein, with the protein product MKIASLSTFDNQGGAARAAYRLHQGLNQIDVESWILCQSKFSQDPKVIGGKTSSGIEQVKTGLRLSLDQLPLKRYRHKSKQLFSPHWLASKIDKQVTQLNPDIINLHWISAGYLKIETIAKFQSPLVWTLHDMWSFTGGCHYNQSCDKFTTACGACPQLGSTRELDLSRQIWQRKQKAWRNLNLTVVTPSRWLGDNAKASSLFSDRRVEVIPYGLDTDTYRPIDQATARKLLKLPQDKQLVLFLSLNATSDERKGFHLLQPALQQLSQSGWQDKLELMVVGSSPPENPPELGFKAHYLGILTDDLTLALVYSAADVFVASSLQDNLPNTVLEAIACGTPCVTFNIGGMPDMIEHQQNGYLARPFVIEDLAQGVRWVLEDPSRLQSLADYSRTKAKQEFSLKIQARRYQNLYQEILADC
- a CDS encoding lipocalin-like domain-containing protein; the encoded protein is MSTPSIQNNSLIGIWKLISATAIHADETVTPEVYGANPTGYITYTSNSHMMVMFSQSDRSLLSQEVRSPLSQEMQSLPVEELAQAFTTFNAYAGTYRLSGNTVIHQIEIASIPNRVGTTLVRTFTLSKSRLTLKTSPALNDGVETVFELVWQRI